In candidate division KSB1 bacterium, one DNA window encodes the following:
- a CDS encoding HIT domain-containing protein, with product MEYLWAPWRMEYILAPKPEGCIFCTKPKENDDRRNLILHRSASCFVIMNYYPYNNGHLMVVPYRHLSRLEDLSDEERQEMMSLLTKCCSVLTRGMKPHGMNIGMNLGKTAGAGIDDHLHFHIVPRWDGDTNYMPITAHTKVLPQGLYETWDALKPLFEASDI from the coding sequence ATGGAATATCTTTGGGCACCTTGGCGGATGGAATACATTCTCGCGCCGAAACCCGAAGGCTGTATTTTTTGTACAAAACCGAAGGAAAATGACGACCGCCGCAATCTAATTCTCCATCGCAGCGCCTCCTGCTTTGTCATCATGAACTATTATCCCTACAACAATGGTCATTTGATGGTGGTGCCTTATCGTCATCTGTCGCGACTGGAGGATCTGTCAGACGAAGAGCGGCAGGAAATGATGTCTCTGCTGACGAAATGCTGCAGCGTGCTCACCCGCGGCATGAAACCGCACGGCATGAACATCGGCATGAATTTGGGCAAGACGGCCGGCGCCGGCATTGACGATCATCTTCACTTTCACATTGTGCCGCGGTGGGATGGCGACACCAACTATATGCCGATCACGGCACACACCAAAGTTCTTCCCCAGGGACTCTATGAAACGTGGGATGCCTTAAAACCCCTTTTCGAAGCATCGGATATATAA
- the dacB gene encoding D-alanyl-D-alanine carboxypeptidase/D-alanyl-D-alanine-endopeptidase, protein MAVKKLLLLLMAAFCLAQAADLDRNISAKDAKSPQNLAVRLDSLFNLPALRHSFVGAAVFSPSKNELIYRYNELKAFLPASTMKLFTTAAALQILGHDFRFQTRIFMRGRTGAGVFTGDIILKGDGDPTLTWYEGMSDSASFNRFAAMLKRRGVKEIRGRLIGDDSVFDDQILGWGWGWENELQAYSAPIGGLTINRNCVGVIVTPGNRAGELCTVRLSPGIRNGSIENRCTTVEDDKAAGLRVERQRGSDRILVSGSLRASYPAEQRTLPVGNPTLYALQVLRRALESNGIQVNSELVDLDDLPGYAYPLYAPVFVHVSEPLRDIVRDINKNSNNLAAEALFKAVGFAVFGIGSAESGASAIEKWAKQNNIPMEGNSIVDGSGLSRKSAVTPISFIKLLHVMQSDSAFYASLPIAGRDGTLAHRMRDTLCRGRIRAKTGTLEGVMALSGYAEAVSGDTLIFCITVNQAPAARGSVYDIMNRFCLNIIKQ, encoded by the coding sequence ATGGCTGTAAAGAAACTCCTCCTGCTGCTCATGGCGGCTTTCTGTTTAGCGCAGGCCGCCGACCTCGACCGAAACATTTCCGCCAAAGATGCGAAATCGCCGCAAAACCTTGCTGTGCGTTTGGACTCTTTATTCAACCTGCCGGCATTACGTCATTCGTTTGTGGGCGCGGCGGTTTTCTCTCCGTCTAAAAACGAACTTATCTATCGCTATAACGAGCTTAAAGCCTTTCTTCCGGCTTCGACCATGAAGCTGTTCACAACAGCGGCAGCGCTGCAGATATTAGGGCATGATTTTCGGTTTCAGACGCGAATCTTTATGCGCGGCAGAACCGGAGCAGGCGTGTTTACCGGCGATATTATTCTAAAAGGCGACGGCGATCCGACGTTGACTTGGTACGAAGGGATGTCGGATTCCGCTTCCTTTAACCGTTTTGCGGCAATGTTGAAACGCCGCGGTGTTAAAGAGATCCGCGGGCGCCTGATCGGAGACGACAGCGTTTTTGATGATCAAATTCTTGGCTGGGGCTGGGGATGGGAGAACGAGCTGCAGGCTTATTCGGCGCCAATAGGCGGCCTCACCATCAACCGAAACTGCGTGGGAGTGATTGTTACGCCGGGCAATCGAGCCGGAGAACTCTGTACGGTTCGTCTTTCTCCAGGGATTCGCAACGGCAGTATTGAGAATCGTTGTACAACAGTTGAAGACGATAAGGCGGCCGGTCTTCGCGTCGAACGCCAACGCGGCAGCGACCGCATCCTGGTGAGCGGCTCCTTGCGGGCTTCGTATCCTGCCGAGCAGCGCACTCTGCCGGTGGGTAATCCGACGCTTTACGCTCTGCAAGTTTTGCGACGAGCGTTGGAAAGCAACGGCATTCAAGTCAACTCTGAGCTGGTCGATCTGGACGATCTGCCTGGATATGCGTATCCCCTCTATGCACCGGTTTTCGTGCACGTTTCGGAACCGCTGAGGGACATTGTAAGAGATATTAACAAGAACAGCAACAATCTTGCTGCTGAGGCACTTTTCAAAGCCGTCGGTTTTGCGGTTTTCGGCATCGGTAGCGCTGAATCAGGCGCTTCGGCGATCGAAAAATGGGCAAAACAAAACAACATTCCTATGGAAGGAAACTCGATCGTCGACGGTTCCGGCTTGTCGCGCAAAAGCGCCGTAACACCGATTTCTTTCATTAAACTGCTGCATGTCATGCAGAGCGATTCCGCCTTTTATGCTTCACTGCCGATCGCCGGCCGAGACGGCACATTGGCGCACCGCATGCGCGACACCCTCTGTCGAGGCCGCATACGCGCCAAAACCGGGACGCTGGAAGGGGTAATGGCTTTGAGCGGTTATGCAGAGGCCGTCAGCGGTGACACTTTAATCTTTTGCATCACAGTCAATCAGGCACCGGCGGCAAGAGGCAGCGTTTATGACATTATGAATCGTTTCTGTTTGAATATTATCAAGCAATGA
- the mazG gene encoding nucleoside triphosphate pyrophosphohydrolase: MSVGKEFEKLVEIMAKLRSDEGCPWDREQSHKSLRRHLLEETYEVLEAIDNENPEQLKTELGDLLLQVVFHAQLAAEAGDFSIEQVVESINDKLIRRHPHVFGEAVIRTAQEQVVAWEKSKLKREGKKSVIDGVPKHLPALLRAHRLQSKAAAVGFDWPQTEPVWEKLEEEIRELKEAVAAQNESHIEEEFGDLLFTLVNLGRFIKVEPEEALRRTIEKFERRFRQVEAQLQSQGRSLADATLDEMDREWENVKKAEQRKSN, encoded by the coding sequence ATGTCTGTCGGTAAAGAGTTTGAAAAACTGGTTGAGATCATGGCCAAGTTGAGGAGCGATGAAGGATGCCCGTGGGATCGTGAGCAGTCCCACAAATCGCTGCGTCGGCATCTGCTCGAAGAGACCTATGAGGTGCTCGAGGCCATCGACAATGAAAATCCTGAGCAGCTGAAGACTGAGTTAGGTGACCTGCTTTTGCAAGTGGTTTTTCACGCTCAGCTTGCGGCCGAGGCGGGCGATTTCAGCATCGAGCAGGTGGTTGAATCGATCAACGACAAGCTGATTCGTCGGCATCCGCATGTTTTCGGCGAGGCCGTGATTCGTACCGCTCAGGAACAAGTGGTGGCCTGGGAGAAAAGCAAGTTAAAAAGGGAAGGCAAGAAATCGGTCATCGACGGCGTCCCTAAACATCTTCCGGCGTTGCTGCGCGCGCATCGGCTGCAGAGCAAAGCTGCTGCTGTAGGATTCGACTGGCCTCAAACCGAGCCGGTATGGGAGAAGCTGGAGGAAGAAATTCGCGAACTCAAGGAGGCCGTGGCGGCACAAAACGAGTCGCATATCGAAGAAGAGTTCGGCGACCTATTGTTTACGCTGGTAAATTTGGGCCGCTTCATCAAGGTCGAACCGGAAGAGGCGCTGCGCAGGACCATCGAAAAATTCGAACGCCGGTTTCGACAAGTCGAAGCGCAGCTGCAGAGCCAAGGCCGGAGCTTGGCCGATGCAACTTTGGATGAAATGGATCGGGAGTGGGAAAACGTTAAAAAGGCGGAGCAGCGAAAATCTAACTGA